From Fusobacterium sp. JB019:
AGAAGAAGAGCTAGAGGAAGAAAAAAATTATCAGCATAAACCCGGTGATTTGTAACACCGGGCTTTTTTGAAAATAGGAGAAAACATGGAAACTTTAAAAAAAAGCAAAGAGTTTAAACTAATTTATAATTATGGAAAAAAAAGTTATGGATATTATTCTCTTGTTTTTTTTAAGAAAACAAAAAATAAAAATAATAGAATGGGATTTGTTGTTAGTAAAAAAATAGGAAATGCAGTTTGTAGAAATAGAATAAGACGTCTATTTAGAGAATATTATAGAGAAAATCAAGAAAGAATAAAAAAAGGATATGAAATTATTTTCGTGGGAAAGAAAAATGCAGGAAATGTTTATAAAAATTTAAAGTATCAGGAGATGAAAAAAGATATTGATAAAATTTTTAAAAAATCAAATCTATTTACGTATTAACTTTATATTGAAAAAAATTATTTTAACTTTGATAAAAATATATCAAAAATTAATATCACCAATTTTAGGAAAAAATTGTAGATTTATTCCTACTTGTTCAATTTATACTTATAAGGCTATAGAAATACATGGTGTAATAAAAGGAATTTATTTAGGAATAAAAAGGATTTTAAAATGCCATCCTTTTAATGAAGGTGGTTATGATCCTGTACCTCCTAAAAAAATAAAAAATAAGGAGAAATAAAATATGAGTTTTTTATATGGAATATTTGGAAAAATATTAAATATGTTTTATGGAATGACTGGAAGTTTTGGGTTATCTATTATAATATTAACTGTTTTAATAAAAATAATTTTATTACCAGTTACGTTGAAACAAGATAAATCAATGAAAGAAATGAAGAAATTACAGCCAAAAATTGATGAATTAAAATCAAAATATAAAGGTGATCCTCAATTATTAAATCAAAAAACTATGGAACTTTATAAAGAACATAAAGTTAATCCTGCTGGCGGTTGCTTACCAATGTTAGTTCAACTACCTATATTATGGGCATTATTTGGAGTTTTAAGAAAAGAAGGGGTAGTTCCAGATGAAACATTTTTATGGTTCTCATTGATTACTCCAGATCCATTTTTTATTTTACCAATATTGAATGGAGCAATTTCTTTTGTTCAACAAAAAATTATGGGAACTGCAAATAATCCTCAAATGAAAAAAATGATGTATATGTTTCCACTAATGATGGTATTTATTTCTTATAAAATGCCAGGTGGATTACAATTATATTGGTTAATTTCTAGTTTAAGTGGTGTTGCTCAGCAGTATTTTGTTATGAATAGAGGAGAGTAGATTTTATGGCAGATTTTATAGAAATTAAAGCTATGAATCAAGAAGAAGCTAAACAAAGAGCTATTAGAGTTCTAGATTTAGATGATAATCAGATTTTAAATATTATTGAAAAAAACAAAAGTAAATCTTTTTTTGGATTATTTAATAAAGATGGACTTTATAAAATAGAATATACAACAGAAAAAATAGT
This genomic window contains:
- the rnpA gene encoding ribonuclease P protein component; the protein is METLKKSKEFKLIYNYGKKSYGYYSLVFFKKTKNKNNRMGFVVSKKIGNAVCRNRIRRLFREYYRENQERIKKGYEIIFVGKKNAGNVYKNLKYQEMKKDIDKIFKKSNLFTY
- the yidD gene encoding membrane protein insertion efficiency factor YidD, translated to MKKIILTLIKIYQKLISPILGKNCRFIPTCSIYTYKAIEIHGVIKGIYLGIKRILKCHPFNEGGYDPVPPKKIKNKEK
- a CDS encoding YidC/Oxa1 family membrane protein insertase; protein product: MSFLYGIFGKILNMFYGMTGSFGLSIIILTVLIKIILLPVTLKQDKSMKEMKKLQPKIDELKSKYKGDPQLLNQKTMELYKEHKVNPAGGCLPMLVQLPILWALFGVLRKEGVVPDETFLWFSLITPDPFFILPILNGAISFVQQKIMGTANNPQMKKMMYMFPLMMVFISYKMPGGLQLYWLISSLSGVAQQYFVMNRGE